A window from Triticum aestivum cultivar Chinese Spring chromosome 6D, IWGSC CS RefSeq v2.1, whole genome shotgun sequence encodes these proteins:
- the LOC123144723 gene encoding F-box/kelch-repeat protein SKIP30, which yields MVECTMVSTLLDGLPNEVALQCLARVPFVSHPILQLVCRSWRASVRNGELLNVRNQIGATEELLCVLAFEPENIWQLYDPRRDKWITLPVMPSQIRNIARFGVASVAGKLYVIGGGSDRVDPLTGDHDTIFASNEVWSYDPLHRLWAQRAPMLVARAMFACCALDGKIIVAGGFTNCRKSISEAEIYDPEADTWESLPDLRQAHPSACSGLVIKDKMHVLHKGISTVQILEDGGNYWAVEDYSWLQGPMAMVGGELYVLSNSCIRKQHGENFPDKMVPCASGFQSRIGFGMIGLGDSICLFGGVIGPGPRNQCIKPLSDVDILNVASERPTWRQGSPMTRCRGSIAGCALLKI from the coding sequence ATGGTTGAGTGCACAATGGTATCGACCTTACTTGACGGTCTTCCTAATGAAGTGGCTCTCCAGTGCCTTGCACGTGTCCCGTTTGTATCTCATCCTATTCTTCAGCTGGTTTGCCGCTCTTGGAGAGCATCTGTTCGCAATGGGGAGCTTCTCAATGTTCGGAATCAGATTGGTGCGACAGAAGAACTGCTATGTGTGTTAGCATTTGAACCTGAAAACATTTGGCAACTTTATGATCCTCGTCGAGACAAGTGGATAACTCTCCCTGTCATGCCATCTCAGATTAGGAACATTGCCCGTTTTGGAGTTGCCTCTGTTGCTGGAAAACTCTATGTAATTGGTGGTGGCAGTGATAGAGTTGACCCCCTTACTGGAGACCATGACACAATCTTTGCGAGCAACGAGGTCTGGTCTTATGATCCTCTCCACCGCTTGTGggcccagagggctccaatgcttGTAGCTCgagctatgtttgcttgttgtgcATTGGATGGGAAGATAATTGTTGCTGGGGGATTTACAAACTGCCGCAAATCGATATCGGAGGCTGAGATTTACGATCCTGAAGCTGACACATGGGAGTCCCTCCCTGATCTCCGTCAGGCACACCCCTCTGCATGCTCTGGTCTTGTCATCAAGGATAAGATGCACGTATTGCATAAAGGGATATCAACAGTCCAGATTCTCGAAGATGGCGGTAATTATTGGGCTGTTGAGGACTACTCTTGGCTGCAAGGCCCAATGGCAATGGTTGGTGGAGAGTTGTATGTGCTGAGCAATAGCTGCATTAGGAAGCAGCATGGTGAGAATTTCCCTGATAAGATGGTTCCTTGTGCATCAGGATTCCAAAGCAGGATTGGCTTTGGCATGATTGGCTTAGGGGACAGCATATGTTTGTTTGGTGGAGTGATTGGGCCTGGGCCAAGAAATCAGTGCATTAAGCCATTGTCTGATGTTGATATCTTGAATGTCGCAAGCGAGAGGCCAACCTGGCGACAAGGATCGCCGATGACGCGTTGCCGAGGGAGTATCGCAGGCTGTGCTCTGCTGAAGATATAG
- the LOC123144724 gene encoding cytosolic Fe-S cluster assembly factor NBP35, with protein MENGGSKGDVPEDANAHCPGTQSEEAGKADSCAGCPNQQICATAPKGPDPDLVAIAERMATVKHKILVLSGKGGVGKSTFSAQLSFALAEMDHQVGLLDIDICGPSIPKMLGLEGQDIHQSNLGWSPIYVESNLGVMSIGFMLPNPDDAVIWRGPRKNGLIKQFLKDVDWGEIDYLVVDAPPGTSDEHISIVQYLQATEVDGAIIVTTPQQVSLIDVRKEINFCKKVGVPVLGVVENMSGLRQAFTDLKFVKPGLAGEIDATEWAMNYIKEKAPELLSVVACSEVFDSSKGGAEKMCHEMGVPFLGKVPMDPQLCKAAEEGRSCFADQRCSASAPALKSIIDKLIKTK; from the exons ATGGAGAACGGCGGCAGCAAAGGCGACGTCCCGGAGGACGCCAACGCCC ATTGCCCTGGAACGCAGTCGGAGGAGGCAGGGAAGGCCGATTCCTGCGCCGGGTGCCCGAACCAGCAGATTTGCGCCACCGCCCCCAAGGGCCCCGATCCTG ACTTGGTTGCTATTGCTGAGCGGATGGCTACTGTGAAACACAAGATACTGGTTTTGTCAGGAAAGGGAGGTGTTGGAAAGAGCACATTTTCAGCCCAGCTCTCATTTGCCCTAGCTGAAATGGACCATCAGGTTGGCCTTCTCGACATAGATATATGCGGCCCTAGCATCCCAAAAATGTTAGGCCTTGAAGGCCAGGATATTCATCAGAGCAACCTTGGGTGGTCACCAATCTACGTTGAGTCCAACCTTGGTGTCATGTCGATTGGTTTTATGCTGCCTAACCCAGATGATGCTGTCATATGGAGGGGTCCTCGCAAGAACGGATTGATCAAACAGTTTCTCAAGGATGTTGACTGGGGAGAGATTGACTACCTTGTAGTGGATGCACCCCCTGGAACATCAGACGAGCACATCTCAATCGTCCAGTACCTACAAGCCACCGAAGTTGATGGCGCGATAATCGTGACGACCCCGCAGCAAGTTTCTCTAATAGACGTGAGGAAGGAGATCAATTTCTGCAAGAAGGTGGGCGTGCCAGTGTTGGGGGTTGTGGAGAACATGAGTGGCTTGAGGCAGGCGTTCACAGACCTTAAATTCGTAAAGCCAGGTCTCGCCGGGGAGATAGACGCCACAGAGTGGGCGATGAACTATATCAAGGAGAAGGCTCCGGAGCTTTTGTCGGTCGTGGCCTGCAGCGAGGTGTTTGACAGCAGCAAGGGCGGCGCGGAGAAGATGTGCCATGAGATGGGGGTACCTTTCCTGGGTAAGGTGCCGATGGACCCGCAGCTGTGCAAGGCAGCCGAGGAAGGGAGGTCGTGCTTCGCCGATCAGAGGTGCAGCGCCAGCGCACCGGCTCTGAAAAGCATAATCGACAAGCTGATCAAAACCAAGTAA